A genome region from Triticum aestivum cultivar Chinese Spring chromosome 2B, IWGSC CS RefSeq v2.1, whole genome shotgun sequence includes the following:
- the LOC123045091 gene encoding casein kinase II subunit alpha-2 isoform X4, with translation MIRKASEQDDYEVVRKVGRGKYSEVFEGINVNNNEKCVIKILKPVKKKKIKREIKILQNLCGGPNIVKLLDIVRDQHSKTPSLIFEYINNTDFKVLYPTLTDYDIRYYIYELLKALDYCHSQGIMHRDVKPHNVMIDHELRKLRLIDWGLAEFYHPGKEYNVRVASRYFKGPELLVDLQDYDYSLDMWSLGCMFAGMIFRKEPFFYGHDNHDQLVKIAKVLGTDGLNAYLNKYRIELDPQLEALVGRHSRKPWSKFINADNQHLVSPEAIDFLDKLLQYDHQDRLTAREAMAHPYFLQVRAAENSRTRVQ, from the exons TGAGCAGGATGACTATGAAGTTGTGAGGAAAGTTGGAAGGGGCAAATACAGTGAAGTCTTTGAAGGTATCAACGTCAACAATAATGAGAAATGTGTTATTAAGATCCTGAAGcctgtgaagaagaagaag ATCAAAAGAGAGATCAAAATACTACAGAATCTCTGTGGAGGTCCAAATATTGTGAAGCTGCTTGATATTGTCAGGGATCAGCATTCAAAAACACCAAGCTTGATCTTTGAATACATCAATAACACAGATTTCAAAGTGCTATATCCGACACTGACAGATTATGACATTCGCTATTATATCTATGAGTTACTGAAG GCTTTGGATTACTGCCATTCACAAGGCATTATGCACCGAGATGTGAAGCCTCACAATGTTATGATAGATCATGAGCTTCGAAAACTCCGGTTAATAGACTGGGGCCTTGCTGAATTCTACCATCCTGGAAAGGAGTATAACGTTCGTGTTGCATCAAG GTACTTCAAGGGACCTGAGCTTCTTGTTGACTTACAAGATTACGACTACTCTTTGGACATGTGGAGTCTTGGCTGCATGTTTGCTGGAATG ATATTCCGCAAGGAACCATTTTTCTATGGCCATGACAACCATGATCAACTTGTTAAAATTGCAAAG GTACTTGGAACAGATGGGCTAAATGCTTATTTGAACAAGTACAGAATTGAGCTTGACCCTCAGCTTGAAGCCCTTGTTGGAAG GCACAGCAGAAAACCCTGGTCGAAGTTTATCAATGCAGACAACCAGCATCTAGTATCCCCTGAG GCCATAGATTTCCTTGATAAGCTTCTGCAGTATGATCACCAGGATAGGCTCACTGCACGTGAAGCTATG GCACATCCATACTTCCTCCAGGTGAGGGCTGCCGAAAACAGCAGGACTCGTGTGCAATAG
- the LOC123045091 gene encoding casein kinase II subunit alpha-2 isoform X2, whose protein sequence is MSKARVYADVNVVRPKEYWDYEALAVQWGEQDDYEVVRKVGRGKYSEVFEGINVNNNEKCVIKILKPVKKKKVTYLCLIWSRFNYDFSFFTFVMLIQIKREIKILQNLCGGPNIVKLLDIVRDQHSKTPSLIFEYINNTDFKVLYPTLTDYDIRYYIYELLKALDYCHSQGIMHRDVKPHNVMIDHELRKLRLIDWGLAEFYHPGKEYNVRVASRYFKGPELLVDLQDYDYSLDMWSLGCMFAGMIFRKEPFFYGHDNHDQLVKIAKVLGTDGLNAYLNKYRIELDPQLEALVGRHSRKPWSKFINADNQHLVSPEAIDFLDKLLQYDHQDRLTAREAMAHPYFLQVRAAENSRTRVQ, encoded by the exons TGAGCAGGATGACTATGAAGTTGTGAGGAAAGTTGGAAGGGGCAAATACAGTGAAGTCTTTGAAGGTATCAACGTCAACAATAATGAGAAATGTGTTATTAAGATCCTGAAGcctgtgaagaagaagaaggtaaCTTATCTGTGCCTTATATGGTCACGGTTTAACTATGATTTTAGTTTTTTCACGTTTGTCATGCTTATCCAGATCAAAAGAGAGATCAAAATACTACAGAATCTCTGTGGAGGTCCAAATATTGTGAAGCTGCTTGATATTGTCAGGGATCAGCATTCAAAAACACCAAGCTTGATCTTTGAATACATCAATAACACAGATTTCAAAGTGCTATATCCGACACTGACAGATTATGACATTCGCTATTATATCTATGAGTTACTGAAG GCTTTGGATTACTGCCATTCACAAGGCATTATGCACCGAGATGTGAAGCCTCACAATGTTATGATAGATCATGAGCTTCGAAAACTCCGGTTAATAGACTGGGGCCTTGCTGAATTCTACCATCCTGGAAAGGAGTATAACGTTCGTGTTGCATCAAG GTACTTCAAGGGACCTGAGCTTCTTGTTGACTTACAAGATTACGACTACTCTTTGGACATGTGGAGTCTTGGCTGCATGTTTGCTGGAATG ATATTCCGCAAGGAACCATTTTTCTATGGCCATGACAACCATGATCAACTTGTTAAAATTGCAAAG GTACTTGGAACAGATGGGCTAAATGCTTATTTGAACAAGTACAGAATTGAGCTTGACCCTCAGCTTGAAGCCCTTGTTGGAAG GCACAGCAGAAAACCCTGGTCGAAGTTTATCAATGCAGACAACCAGCATCTAGTATCCCCTGAG GCCATAGATTTCCTTGATAAGCTTCTGCAGTATGATCACCAGGATAGGCTCACTGCACGTGAAGCTATG GCACATCCATACTTCCTCCAGGTGAGGGCTGCCGAAAACAGCAGGACTCGTGTGCAATAG
- the LOC123045091 gene encoding casein kinase II subunit alpha-2 isoform X3 has product MSKARVYADVNVVRPKEYWDYEALAVQWGEQDDYEVVRKVGRGKYSEVFEGINVNNNEKCVIKILKPVKKKKIKREIKILQNLCGGPNIVKLLDIVRDQHSKTPSLIFEYINNTDFKVLYPTLTDYDIRYYIYELLKALDYCHSQGIMHRDVKPHNVMIDHELRKLRLIDWGLAEFYHPGKEYNVRVASRYFKGPELLVDLQDYDYSLDMWSLGCMFAGMIFRKEPFFYGHDNHDQLVKIAKVLGTDGLNAYLNKYRIELDPQLEALVGRHSRKPWSKFINADNQHLVSPEAIDFLDKLLQYDHQDRLTAREAMAHPYFLQVRAAENSRTRVQ; this is encoded by the exons TGAGCAGGATGACTATGAAGTTGTGAGGAAAGTTGGAAGGGGCAAATACAGTGAAGTCTTTGAAGGTATCAACGTCAACAATAATGAGAAATGTGTTATTAAGATCCTGAAGcctgtgaagaagaagaag ATCAAAAGAGAGATCAAAATACTACAGAATCTCTGTGGAGGTCCAAATATTGTGAAGCTGCTTGATATTGTCAGGGATCAGCATTCAAAAACACCAAGCTTGATCTTTGAATACATCAATAACACAGATTTCAAAGTGCTATATCCGACACTGACAGATTATGACATTCGCTATTATATCTATGAGTTACTGAAG GCTTTGGATTACTGCCATTCACAAGGCATTATGCACCGAGATGTGAAGCCTCACAATGTTATGATAGATCATGAGCTTCGAAAACTCCGGTTAATAGACTGGGGCCTTGCTGAATTCTACCATCCTGGAAAGGAGTATAACGTTCGTGTTGCATCAAG GTACTTCAAGGGACCTGAGCTTCTTGTTGACTTACAAGATTACGACTACTCTTTGGACATGTGGAGTCTTGGCTGCATGTTTGCTGGAATG ATATTCCGCAAGGAACCATTTTTCTATGGCCATGACAACCATGATCAACTTGTTAAAATTGCAAAG GTACTTGGAACAGATGGGCTAAATGCTTATTTGAACAAGTACAGAATTGAGCTTGACCCTCAGCTTGAAGCCCTTGTTGGAAG GCACAGCAGAAAACCCTGGTCGAAGTTTATCAATGCAGACAACCAGCATCTAGTATCCCCTGAG GCCATAGATTTCCTTGATAAGCTTCTGCAGTATGATCACCAGGATAGGCTCACTGCACGTGAAGCTATG GCACATCCATACTTCCTCCAGGTGAGGGCTGCCGAAAACAGCAGGACTCGTGTGCAATAG